Genomic DNA from Acidobacteriota bacterium:
GTGTTTGCCGAGTCGAAGCGGCAGGACACCAAGTCTTCGACCGTTCCACTCGGATCGCGGACGCGCATAGAGGCAGTAACCCGTTCGATGGGTCCTCCCATCAAGTGTTCGGCCAGGTACACGTAATGAATCAAGTCCATCAGGAGGCCACCGCCGCCAATGGACGGATCGCGTCGCCACGCCGGTTTGTAGGAGGCCGTTCCTGGGATGTCGCGATAACCCAGTGCATTGATGTTCACGAACTCGACATCTCCGATCAAGCCATCTCGTAGCGGATCCCAGAGGGCCGCGTACTGCGGGAGATACAAGTAATTGTGCACCATCGCAAGAATGCCTGTTCCTGCCTCAGCGAGCCGTTCGATCTCGGCGGCTTCGCGAGGCGTGGTGGCAATCGGCTTCTCACAAACAACATGCTGCCCGCGTCTCATCGCACCGGCAATGATCGCCTTCCGGAACAGCGGTGGTGTACAGATATCGATGACGTCCACATCTGTACGGTCCTCAAGCGCTGCGACGTCGGAAAAAATATCATTGGCGGAGAGTTCCAACTGCTCTGACGCGAGGCGACGGTTTTCAGGCGATGGGTCAACGACCGCAACAATCTCGTATCGATCTCGCAAGCGCGCTAGGGCGGGTACGTGAGACCACTGTGCTGTATTCCCGAAACCGACTATTGCGACCCGGTACCGATCGGATGTGGCCACATTCGCCTCCTTTGCGATGCTCGTTGCTTCAGCTAATCTGCGCAACCGATTGCGCAGATTAGCAGGAAGGAGCAGTTAGGACAACATACCGACCGCGCGATGAATCCGGGCACGGCCACGGGCACGGGCACGGCCACGACGGCGAATCGTGATCGATGTACGGCCCTGCGGTGGATGAGATCGGCTTTACCGCGTCCTCTCAATATCGAGGGCGAGGATGTCGACCTCCCGAAGCACGACACACCCAAGGCGCGGCAATTCGCTTTGGATGGGAGCCGCCACAGGGATGCCGCGCCCATCAGACACCCGTGATCGCTGTCGAAGTCGGTGTCCCCTCTCAGCCACTTCTACCGGGTGTTCCGGAGGCGCTTCGCCAACACCCCGCTGATACCGAATCAGGGGGTGCAGAACCGTCGATCTGATCTGGATTCGATAGAACGACCGGGAGGACTTGAGGGATACGAGCGTGCGCGCCACGACGCGTTGGCGATGGCGGTGGCGGCGCACCCATCCCCGCCATGATACGCCGGAACGGTCGCCGCTACCTCAAGAGCGCAGACCGGTAGGTCGTCCCGACGGGAGCAGTACGCCTAGGCTGCCGGACCTTTTGCGGTGTAATGACCGGCCGATAGCGTCGAGCTGCTCGATGTGCACCTCGAACTCCTCTTCCCTGATGCCCGGTGTATTGCCACTCGCGGTGTCGGGTGCCACTCGCCATCCTCGACGCCGCCACGCACACCCTTCCTGAGCTTTCGACAAGACCTATGCCAGCTACTGCGCCACACCTTGTAGTGCTGACAAGAGTGTGTCCATGGATGCAACTGTCGCGTCCGCGGCCTGGAGTGCGGAACGGGACGTCCTTTCGGCAAAGCCGACGGTGCGCATCCGGGCGCGGCGGGCAGCTTCGATCCCGGGCCGGCTGTCATCAACGGCGACACACGACCCGGCGGGCTGACCAACACGGGCTGCCGCAGCCAGGTACACGTCGGGCGCGGGCTTGCCGAACTTGACGTCGTTGATCGTGACGATGACGTCAGGAGGAATCAGATCGTCGAGCCCGCTGACCGCAAGCGCCCGGAGGACCCAAGGTCGCTCGCTGTTGGAGGCAACCCCGATTTCAGTACCAGCGTTCACGAGTTCCTCGAGGACCGGCCTCACACCCCGGACAGCGTGGAACTCTCCGTCCAGACGAGCCATCAGTTGATGGTTGTATCGACTCTCGAAGTCCGGTGGTAGGACGATCGACCGCTCGGCCTTGGCCCACCTCCGCACGGTGGCGAGCGTTCCGCCGAGGAACTGTGACTCCACCTCATGAGGACTCATGTCGAGCCCAGCCTCGGCGAGGGCGACCGCGAGGACCCTGTTGACGAACGGCTCACTGTCGACCAGGACCCCGTCGTTGTCGAAGATAACCGCCGCTGGGTATGTGGCCGCTGTTCGCATCTCAGTCATGAGCGCCCCGACTCGAGAACCTCGGCGGCCGCAACGCTTGTGACCAGATGCGTGAACAGACCGGGGTGCAAAGCGGCATCCAGCGCGACAGTCGCATGTTTCCGCGTCCAGACGCCCACTCCGATCATCGCCATGATAAGGCGACGGAACATCTCCGGGGTGGCCGTCGCCAAGCCTCCACGGCCAATGTCGATGTCTGGTCGCAAGCGGGGGTCATCCGTTGGTCACCTCGAACGTTGGGCCGACCACGAAACACCCATCGGCTATGAGGGCTTTCACGATTCCGAACCCCTGTCTCTCCGTCAGTGCGTTCCCAGGGGGAACGAGGTCAGCCAGGCCCGTGTGTTCGGCTCGTGGTCGGTGCGCAGCGTGTCCGGGTTAAAGCCGCGTTCGACGCCCAGGTAATAACCTAGAAGCTGGAAGACGATCGTCATCGGTAAAGGCACGATGAGTTCGGGTAGCGACGGTCGCAGCGCAAGATGGTGATCGGCGTAGTCGGCGAGAGCCTCCGCCCCGGGCCCGCCGGACCAGGTGACCGCCATCGTGGGAGACAAGCCCTCCCGGGCGGCGCGCAGCGCGTCGACGATGCGTTCGTTTGCCTGGCCTGCGGCTTCGATCGCCACAGTGACCCGTTGCGGGTTGACCAGCGACAGTGCGCCGTGGTGGAAGTCGCCGGTTCGGTAGGCCTTGGCGATCAGGATCGCCTGTTCCTCGATCTTGAGGGTTCCCTCGCGAGCCGAGAAGTAGTTCGGCCCCGAACCCACCAGCAGCCAGGAAGTGGCATCGGCGTACTTCGTCGCCACTCCCCGGATCATCTCCTTTTCGGCCAAGATGGTCCTCCCGACAGCAGGAACATCGTCCAGCGCCTCGCGCAGGGCCGCCGCATCCCCATCGACGCCGCGCCGTTCGCCCAAGGCCAAGCCCAGCATCGAGATCAGCAGCACCCGGGTGCTGACGACCGAGGTGCAGGGCCCGCATGTCTGGTTGGTCACGTATGTGAGGTTGAGCTTCGCGGCGCGACCGACCCCAGTGTCCTCGGTGTTCGTCACCGCAACGGTGAGGCAACCCCGTTCTGCAGCGGCCTGGACCACATCGACCGTCTCGATGCTTCCTCCGGTGCCCGAGTGAGCGATCACCAACGTGGATGCAGGATCGACGCTTGGGAAGTAGTGCGTCAACTCGTACGACTCGATGGCACGC
This window encodes:
- a CDS encoding HAD family phosphatase, with amino-acid sequence MTEMRTAATYPAAVIFDNDGVLVDSEPFVNRVLAVALAEAGLDMSPHEVESQFLGGTLATVRRWAKAERSIVLPPDFESRYNHQLMARLDGEFHAVRGVRPVLEELVNAGTEIGVASNSERPWVLRALAVSGLDDLIPPDVIVTINDVKFGKPAPDVYLAAAARVGQPAGSCVAVDDSRPGIEAARRARMRTVGFAERTSRSALQAADATVASMDTLLSALQGVAQ
- a CDS encoding Gfo/Idh/MocA family oxidoreductase codes for the protein MATSDRYRVAIVGFGNTAQWSHVPALARLRDRYEIVAVVDPSPENRRLASEQLELSANDIFSDVAALEDRTDVDVIDICTPPLFRKAIIAGAMRRGQHVVCEKPIATTPREAAEIERLAEAGTGILAMVHNYLYLPQYAALWDPLRDGLIGDVEFVNINALGYRDIPGTASYKPAWRRDPSIGGGGLLMDLIHYVYLAEHLMGGPIERVTASMRVRDPSGTVEDLVSCRFDSANTSAVVNLGWGHGPGGIFVSGSQGRAVVRYEDADSQAPVEEVFIVNDSGRRQLTLGDHTSGHEGVFRDLARAIAEGGDAQAPATVGARILEAVIAAYASATMGRSVDLPLETTDPVYQLGVVGLKQLPVDGRSWVARCGLFGIGGHHDAEPDEITHDAKPEVVA
- a CDS encoding SIS domain-containing protein yields the protein MNQLPTWARELKDRHPDGAMPTREEPIPDWLAEETRRMPLWYIIRGADAPRHEHPFRLHDEVLRQPDQWQDILDNYWPTVERLADEIVERGTKRIITTGCGSAFFTAIHGEAVLPTLSGIETRAIESYELTHYFPSVDPASTLVIAHSGTGGSIETVDVVQAAAERGCLTVAVTNTEDTGVGRAAKLNLTYVTNQTCGPCTSVVSTRVLLISMLGLALGERRGVDGDAAALREALDDVPAVGRTILAEKEMIRGVATKYADATSWLLVGSGPNYFSAREGTLKIEEQAILIAKAYRTGDFHHGALSLVNPQRVTVAIEAAGQANERIVDALRAAREGLSPTMAVTWSGGPGAEALADYADHHLALRPSLPELIVPLPMTIVFQLLGYYLGVERGFNPDTLRTDHEPNTRAWLTSFPLGTH